The genomic segment GATTTGCGCAGCACGTAGATCGTTTGCGTGAGATTGGCCGGCTCGACAAAGCCGCTCGGCCAGACGGATGCCAGTATCTCGTCTTTAGAGACAAGCGAGCCGGCGCGCTCGACAAGCAGAAGGAGGGTCGCGTACCCCTTTGCCGTGAGGTGGATCTCGCGTCCGTCGCACGATAGCGATTCGCTTCTCGAATCGAGACGGAACGGACCGAACTCAAACACCTGACTCAAGGCTAATTCCCCGGGCTGCTGGATGTCCGGTATGGTTTGACGCGAGCGGTTCCCGCCCTGCGGACCCCTTCATCGCATCGCCCCGGCGGAATCGCCATATTTGATAGGGATTTGATGATCATGTGATACCCCTTTGAAGCACAAAAAGCCACGGATATGCTAACCATTAGGCACGATGATCCAACTTGACCGGCCGGTTATCGCGGTCCGCAAACTACTGCGCCAGCTGCGCAGGCCGCATCTGCTCTCAAGAGACCCGCTTGCTCTTCGGCTTCGGGAAACTTTGAACGTGGGTACCTGCCGCGAAGCGATAGAGTTTCTCGTCGATCGGACCTTCGCTCGCGACGCCGCGGGCGAACGGCTGCGTGAGATACTCGTGCGCTGCGACCTCCAGGGTCAGAAGGCGACCGCCGCGGCGGGCGGCATGCACCTCTCGCTAAGACAATTTTTCCGCTGTCGCGCGGACGCCATGGAAGCGCTCGCCATCGCGATCGATCAACTCGACTCGCACACGACGGAGAGCATGCAGCGCGAAACAGCGCTCTGCTGCGCGCTGTGCCACCAGCCGATCGCCGCCCAACGGCCGCTGCGCCTCGAAGAAACGAGCTAAGGCGGGGGACGGCGCACGTGCGGCGGAAATCGCCGCATCATGAAGAGCACATCGCACCGCGTCGCAGTCGTCCAATATCCGTCGGTCTACTACGACCGTGAAGCGACGCTACGTCAAGCCGTCGCCGCCGTCGACGAGGCGGTGGCCGGCGGCGCACAGCTCATCGTGTTTCCCGAGACGTATATTCCCGGCTATCCAGATTGGGTCTGGCGCGTGGCGCCGGATCGATACGATATCAATGGGCCGGTCTACACGAAGCTCTTGGAGAACGCCGTCGATCTGACGCGCGGCGACCTTCAGCCGCTGCAGGAGGCGGCGCGCCGTCACGGCGTGACGATCGTATGCGGCATCGACGAGCTCAACAGCGAGTTCAGCCGGACGACGATGTACAACACGCTCATAACGATCGGCGCGGACGGCGCGATCCTCAATCGCCATCGCAAGCTGATGCCGACGAATCCGGAGCGCATGGTCTGGGGGATCGGCGACGGCAGCGGACTTCGCGTCATCGACACGCCATCGGGCCGCGTGGGCGGTCTGATCTGCTGGGAGAACTACATGCCGCTCGCGCGATACGCGCTCTACGCGCAGGGCATCGAGATCTATATCGCCTCCACATGGGATGAGGGACCGACGTGGGCGGCGTCGATGCAGCACATCGCGTCGGAAGGACGCTGCTGGGTCATCGGCTCGGGAAGCTGCATCCACACAAGCGACATCCCGGCGACGTTTCCGTTTCGTTCGGAGATCTATCGCGAAGAGATGTGGATCAATCCCGGAGATTCGGTGATCGTAGCGCCCGGCGGAAAGATCGTCGCAGGGCCCCTGCACGAAGAGAAGGGCATTCTTTTTGCGGACTGCGATCCCGCGGCGTCAGCGTCCGCACGTCGGACGCTCGACGTCGCCGGGCACTACGGACGGCCGGACGTGTTTGAGCTGCGCATCAATCGCAAGGCGCATCGCTCGGCCGAATTTCACGATGATGGGCAGCCGACGACAGCTGAGCGCACCGACAGCGCCTAGCGCGTCATTAGTCGTACGCGTCGAAGTGACGAACGGTAGGCTCTAGCTCCGTGAGAAAGTCGCGATCGAAATCGTAGTATTTGGCGCGCTCCGGGTCGTCGCCCGCGAACGTGCGAATCGCATCCACCGAATCCCACAGCGTGAACGTTGTGACGTGCACGAGATCGCCATCGCGGCGTTGCAGCACGAGAGCTGTCTTGTTGCCAGGGCTTCGCAGATAGTCCGGGAGCGCGACGGTTCGCATGAGTTCGAGATAGCGTTCGGCTTTTTCAACGGGCACGGTGCCGTGCCAAATCCTCGCGATCATCGCTTCTCAAAGGAGAAAGAGACGGAATCGACTGACCTGTAGGCATATGAGGAGCGCCTCGAGATCACGGTAATTTCGATGCCACCCTGCGTCGTCGCGTTCCTTTAGGAGAATGCTATGGGTTTGAAAAGACGCGATTTCATGCTTTCTGGCGCGGTCTTGAGTGCGGCAAGTCTCGTGCCGGCTTTTCGCGCTGCTGCAATCGCGGCAGCGGGGCCGCCCGTCACCACGCTCTCGCCTTCCCAGGCGCTCGCACGGCTCGTCGCCGGAAACAAGCGCTTCGCAACCGGCGCTTCGACTGATTTGAATCATCTCACTCGAACCGATGCGCTCGCTTCCGGGCAAGCGCCGTGGGCCGTGATCCTCAGCTGCTCCGACTCGCGCGTGCCGCCCGAGATCATCTTCGATCAGGGGCTTGGCGACCTCTTCGTCGTCCGCATCGCCGGCAATTACGCCGAGTCGGGCGGTATAGGCTCAATGGAGTACGCGATCGCGCACTTCCATTCACCGGTTCTTCTGGTGATGGGCCATTCGAGTTGCGGAGCCGTTCACGCCACCGTCGACAATCTGAAGGCGGGAAGCCCGCCTGTGCCCGGCAATATCCAAGACATCGTCACAGCGATCAAACCGGCTGCGCAAGCCGTGCTCCGCGAGCCCGGCGATATCTATGCTAACACCATCGCCGAAAACGTACGAGAAAACGTAGCTCGACTGAAGTCGATGGGGCCGGTCATCGGACCAGCCGTGAAGGCGGGAACGCTTGAGATTCTCGGCGGGGTCTATACACTGAAAACGGGTGTCGTGGCGCTCGTGTGATATTCGCGAATCGAATATCGCGATCGGGACGCCGACCGACCAAGCGTGAGTATACGATTTGACCACTTCCGCCAGGGGTATAAGAATTCATGGAAGGGAGTGGTTTTGTGAAATACGTTTACGCAGTTCTCTTGGCAGCCGTGTTCGGGCTTGCCCCTGCGCTCGCCGACCCGCCGCCGTACGTCGATACGTCATGCGGAACGTGGGTGAATGACGTCTGGGTGCCAAACGGCAATTGCCCGGACGGTATGAGACACGATACGGTCAGTGGTACCATCACGATCGTGAAAGGTCACCTCGTGACCGTGCAGCAGGCCACTCGAACGATAGTCATCGACGACCAGCCTGCCCTCGACGCCAAGCAGACCGGTCAGGTGGCCGTCGGCCGCGTGATCGTCGCCTACGGTTATTGGAAGGACCAGAACTTTTTCGCGACGGCGATCTACTGACGCCCCTAGCGCTTGAAGACGAAGAAGACACCGCCGACGGCGGTGTCTTCTTCATTGCAGACTGCAGGGTCACCGTCCGGGGGCGGGAATTGGCGCGGTCATGACGTCCAAGGCCGGACCGAAGTTCACCGGATTCTCGCCTGCGGCGATGAAATTCTTGCGGGAGCTAGCGAAGAACAACGAGCGCGATTGGTTTGTTCCGCGCAAGCATATCTACGAGACGGAACTGCTCGCGCCGCTGCAAGCCTTGGTCTCGGACGTGACAGACTCGTTACGCCGAGCGAGGATCCCGATCGGCGCAGACCCGACGCGTTCCACCTTCCGCATCTATCGCGACGTCCGCTTTTCGCCGGATAAGCGGCCATACAAAACGAACTTGGGCGCCTACCTTCCGTCGGATGGAACGCGCGATAAGCCTGGCGGGCTTTACATCCACATACAGCCGAAGCAGTCGTTCGCAGCGATCGCTTTCTACGAGCTGGACAAACCGGTTTTGCAGCGCTGGCGGTCGGAGATGGCGAGAAATCCCAAACGCTTTCAGACGATGCTGCAAGCACTCGAACGCAACGGATTGAAGCTCTCCGTGGAACACGAGGCGTTGAAACGGATGCCGCGCGGTTTCGAATCGTGCGCCGACAGCCCGATCGCACGCTACTTCCGGCTCGGATCCTTCACGGTCGGCGAGGACCTCACCGACAAGGAGGTCACGAGCAGGCAACTCGTCGCTCGTGTCATCGATCTTGCAAAAAGGGCGAAACCGCTATTGGACTACGGGCGGAACCTCAGCTAGGTAGTTCACGACGAAGGGGGCCGACGGGCGCCGGCCCCCTGCGATCGATCCAGACTAGGGTCCCAGGTACCGAGCGAGCACGAGACGATTCGGAGCGTATTGCTTTGCGGTGCTCGTCGCGCCGACGGCGATGATCTTGCCGTCGGGCTGAATCGCTAACGCCGTCACTTCCGCATGCATGAGGAACGGCGTCATAAGCGTGCCGCCTTTTCCGAACGTCGTATCGAGACTGCCGTTAGGCACAAACCGCGCGAGGCCAAATTTGCTCGAATAGTCCGGGGCCTGCGACATCCCACCGATCACGATTCGGCCGACCGAATCGACCACGATCGCATACGGGTTGTCGGCAACGACGTCGTTGGGCGGATAATTCCCGCCGTAGTCGATGACCGGTCCGCTGAATGCGGGGTCGGTGGAACCGCTGCGCAAGTAGCGCTGCGGCTGCAGATCCCAGTCGTAACCGTTGTCTTCATAGTAGTTCGCCCCGACAACGATCTTGCCGTCCGGCTGGAACGTTCCGGTGCCCACGTGGGCGATGGATGCGATCGTTCCGCCGGTGACGCTCGAATCACGAACACCGTTCGAAAGGAGACGCAACACCGACGTGCCGTCGCCGAGCGCGAGGATCTTGCCGTTGCTTTGCAGCGCGAGGCTGTTGAACGCCGAACGGTAGGCGCTTTGGATCGCGACGATGCCTCCGTAACCGAAATTGCCGTCGAATGAACCATTCGAATTGAGGCGCGCGAAGCCGGTATCCACTGTCAGACGACAGACGCCGATGCGCGCTAACCCGCCGACGACGATCTTGCCGTTGGGTTGAAGAATGACGACGGCGCCCGACGACACGGCCCCGTTGACGAAGTTGATGTTCACGACGCCGTTGGCGCCGAATGTCCGATCGAGTTTGCCGGACGGGTCCAGCCGCGCGACCGCCGCGTTGAGCGGGCTGCCATACGAGTTGAGCAGAGTGCCGACGACGACGAGCTTGCCGTCGGCTTGAATCGCCTCCGAAACTGCGTTGAAGCCTACGGCCGCAGCGCCGCCCCTCCCAAAGCCCGTATCGAACGCACCATTGGATAAAAAGCGGACGACGCCGGCTCCGCCGACCACGTCGATGCGTCCGTCCGCGAGGACGTGCACGTCCGTCGGCACCGCACTGATGTTCGTCGTGATCTTGCCGTTCTGACCAAACGCCGTATCGAGCGCGCCGGCCTGTTGCGCGCTGGCTACGGCGGCGCATGAAAGAACGAACACAGCGGTTGCCAATACGATCGAAGAACGCATAAAGTGAATCCCCCTCCCAAGTTGCCCCGCGCTCATATGATTACGAGGCTTGCTGAAAAGAGAATGAATGCGCGCTCGCGTAAGGTGGTCGCATGCTTGAACGGGCAGCCGTCTTTCTGTTGGCGGTCATGATCGTCGGACAGGCAGCATCGGCGCAGACTTTCGCGCGCGCACACCATCCGGTGTCGACGTCCAACTCGACGGCACAGGCGTATTTCGATCAGGGTTTGACCCTCATCTACGCGTTCAATCGTGAGGCATCGCGCCGGGCTTTCCAACAAGCGGCGGCCGCGGATCCGAAGCTCGCCATGGCATTCTGGGGCGTCGCACTCTCGTACGGCCCCAATATCAACGAGGGGATTACCCCGGCCGGGGAACGCGCCGCGATGGCAGCGATAGCGCGGGCAGAGTCGCTCGCGTCCGGCGGCAGCGCCACGGGTGAAGAACGGGCGCTCATCGCGGCACTCGCCCAACGCTACTCCGACAAGCCGCAATCGGATGGCGACGCTCTGGGAAACGCGTACTGCGATGCGATGCGCGCCGTCTATCACAAGTACCCTGACGATAGCGACGCGGCGGCGCTCTTCGCAGAGAGCGAG from the Candidatus Eremiobacteraceae bacterium genome contains:
- a CDS encoding carbonic anhydrase: MLSGAVLSAASLVPAFRAAAIAAAGPPVTTLSPSQALARLVAGNKRFATGASTDLNHLTRTDALASGQAPWAVILSCSDSRVPPEIIFDQGLGDLFVVRIAGNYAESGGIGSMEYAIAHFHSPVLLVMGHSSCGAVHATVDNLKAGSPPVPGNIQDIVTAIKPAAQAVLREPGDIYANTIAENVRENVARLKSMGPVIGPAVKAGTLEILGGVYTLKTGVVALV
- a CDS encoding carbon-nitrogen hydrolase family protein, which encodes MKSTSHRVAVVQYPSVYYDREATLRQAVAAVDEAVAGGAQLIVFPETYIPGYPDWVWRVAPDRYDINGPVYTKLLENAVDLTRGDLQPLQEAARRHGVTIVCGIDELNSEFSRTTMYNTLITIGADGAILNRHRKLMPTNPERMVWGIGDGSGLRVIDTPSGRVGGLICWENYMPLARYALYAQGIEIYIASTWDEGPTWAASMQHIASEGRCWVIGSGSCIHTSDIPATFPFRSEIYREEMWINPGDSVIVAPGGKIVAGPLHEEKGILFADCDPAASASARRTLDVAGHYGRPDVFELRINRKAHRSAEFHDDGQPTTAERTDSA
- a CDS encoding TIGR02453 family protein, which encodes MTSKAGPKFTGFSPAAMKFLRELAKNNERDWFVPRKHIYETELLAPLQALVSDVTDSLRRARIPIGADPTRSTFRIYRDVRFSPDKRPYKTNLGAYLPSDGTRDKPGGLYIHIQPKQSFAAIAFYELDKPVLQRWRSEMARNPKRFQTMLQALERNGLKLSVEHEALKRMPRGFESCADSPIARYFRLGSFTVGEDLTDKEVTSRQLVARVIDLAKRAKPLLDYGRNLS